Proteins from one Nomia melanderi isolate GNS246 chromosome 3, iyNomMela1, whole genome shotgun sequence genomic window:
- the LOC116431751 gene encoding integrator complex subunit 15: MAGNDIKQNLRKLDFPYCAREALCMIEVLWRPGNQIGLQLDLISEFVFGEIERRKKRNMTIAIQELQLIEVLSDFFQSPGGSAAVRNAVFLSLFPADSPRNKLLGNLVSFAIATQNKAVLNATGIWMQQLGSTSPQSVGLARHVLNDYFVLTPKSIDKLKQLPILAPHFTANLLTAIGEVYEDKDPPTELLRLVGEWIDENPSLLLTPLMDNPALPTGGIPMTPITPIAGLFRWCILCPLRLKNTENCQEQKKLYSKIQQLLMDSVLRLKNSGNNKHAISAQHFAATTRALSSNLGSHSTASLPARDLAMERLAQAISAAMSANCIYGNKQELLALLQPLAYQHFLIEWTLQTYGNKAS; the protein is encoded by the exons ATGGCTGGGAATGATATAAAACAGAATTTACgaaaattagattttccataTTGCGCTAGGGAAGCTTTATGCATGATCG AGGTACTATGGAGACCAGGAAATCAAATCGGCTTGCAGTTGGATTTAATATCGGAATTCGTATTCGGCGAAATAGAAAGGCGAAAAAAACGCAATATGACTATAGCTATACAAGAATTGCAATTAATAGAAGTACTCAGTGATTTTTTTCAAAGTCCAGGAGGAAGTGCTGCTGTACGAAACGCGGTGTTTTTATCCCTTTTCCCAGCAGATAGTCCCAGGAACAAATTATTGGGGAATTTAGTATCATTTGCAATAGCTACACAAAATAAAGCAGTATTGAATGCAACTGGAATTTGGATGCAACAGTTAGGTTCTACCTCTCCACAGAGTGTAGGATTAGCAAGGCATGTACTTAATGATTACTTTGTCCTTACTCCAAAGTCTATTGATAAATTGAAGCAGCTTCCCATTCTTGCACCACATTTCACGGCCAACTTACTGACGGCAATAGGTGAGGTCTATGAAGATAAAGATCCACCTACTGAACTGCTCAGATTAGTAGGAGAATGGATTGATGAAAATCCAAGTCTTCTTTTAACACCTTTAATGGATAATCCAGCCTTGCCTACTGGTGGCATTCCAATGACACCTATTACACCCATAGCAGGCTTATTCAG GTGGTGCATTTTATGTCCCCTTCGTTTAAAGAACACAGAAAATTGTCAAGAACAAAAGAAACTGTATTCTAAGATTCAACAGCTACTTATGGATTCAGTATTAAGATTAAAGAATAGTGGAAACAATAAGCATGCAATTTCAGCACAGCATTTTGCAGCCACAACACGTGCTTTAAGCAGCAATTTGGGATCACATTCAACCGCTAGTCTACCTGCACGTGATTTAGCTATGGAACGACTTGCACAAGCTATAAGTGCAGCAATGTCTGCAAATTGCATTTATGGAAACAAAC AGGAACTATTGGCTTTGTTACAACCTTTAGCATATCAACACTTTCTGATTGAATGGACATTGCAGACTTATGGAAATAAAGCTTCTTGA